AATCTTGTTTTGGGAGAGGAAGCGAATGAAATCATCGGCAAGTGCCTTGCTGCCGACAATGATACCGCGCACAATGGCGTTCTTGCTGAGTGCCAGGGGACCCACGTCGGGCATGTCTTCTTGCTTGGCTGGAGCAATGAGTCCAATAATGCTCACTTGGCCGCCGGTGGTCAAACTCAAAATACTCTCCTTGAGAGTGCCGGATCCACCGTTCTCAAGAACAATGTCTACACCACGGCCATCGGTGAGACGAAGAACTTCCTCAGACCAATTGGGGTTTTTGGCATAGTTGACGACATGATCGACCTTGAGCTCAGCCTGGATCTTAGCGAGCTTCTCATCAGACGATGAAGTAACAATGGTTTTGGCACCAGCGGCCTTGGCAATGGCCAAACCAATTGCGGATACACCGCCAGtaccaagagcaagaaCAGTCTGACCAGCGATAAGTGGAGCTCCTGGCAGTCCGTACAAACCATTCCAAGCGGTAACACCAGCACAGGGAAGAGTGGACAGTTCTTCCCAGGAAAGGTCAACACTCTTGGGAATCTTGTTCACAGCAAATGATGGAAGTGTGACATATTCACGTAGACCGCCGTCGATGTTACCACCAAGCGAATCGTCTACTCTCTTGGGAGGACCGTAAAGGTTGtgaactgaaaaattgcCAATAACTCTTTGGCcatcagcaaactcctCGGGAGAAACATTCTTTCCTCTACCAACAATCTCACCAGAAAAGTCCGAGCAGGGAACAACGTTTTTCTTAGTGGGGAATGGGTAAACTCCACTAAGAATCATCAAATCTCTCTGATTGAGCGAAGCGGCCTTCACCTTAATAAGCACATCCTCAGGGCCAACTTCAGGGAGTTCCTCGGTGGACTGTTTAATATCGTCAATTGAGCCATTGAACTCGGTGACGTGGAAAACCTTGTGTTTGGACGGCAGCGATACCATTGTTGATTAACGTATTAGACTTGGCACTGAAATACAACGATTGAAATGTCAAAGTGACCTTgccaaatatttatatcttgGAGGATTGACCGGGATCCCCTGACATTGGGTGCTTCCCTTGCCCTGTCATCGGAGAAGTAAATCTTCCCTTCGGAGTTACTCTTGATTGCGACAACTAAAATACGTGTCAGCAATCTTTACATCACTAGTATTTGCTGCTTATCTCCACTAGTAATCACCGTCAAAAACGGATATAACGCCTATACCTTGGTGCTCAAAACATTCTAGAAATTTTTGCTGGCATTTGCTCTGCTTATAAAGCCATGTGCCGGAGAAAAAGGCACATTTTATCGCCGACGCATCCCCTGAAAATACCCAACCGGTGGTGCCACGGCGTTAAGGGTTCTGACCGCGCAGATCCACGGCGACCCTCCTGGACCTATGCCTGCCTGTCTCTGTTTCCTGACGTTCTTCTCACGGGCATGCCgccggcggctggggcgttgccccagaccccattgctcctgcttcgcaggagattacCGGGGGACTCAAGTTTATATAATATACTATGAGTGGTGCACGCAcctaacaaaataaatgcCGGAAAggtcgacgaaacgactcgagcggagcgagaggagccgtggggtctggggcgaagccccagccgccggaggcacactgCGACCCAGAATAGGAAACctattataaatattatctTGAGATATTATTAAGATCCATGGCAGTTGGAGCTGGATCCGCGCTATAAGCGCCCACCAATGGGAGGAGGCACCAGCCGTCGTTGGTATCAGTGGTCTGTGGCACGATAACTACAGcagataataaatatatatttatataaattgagaatattattataattattttatatgtAAGTCGTTTAGGTGGGGTAGCTGCGAGgcagtgaaatttcatgGTGACATGCAGGGCTTGAACACACAACTGATATGGTATCCACGAGTATTCATTGTTTCAGAACAACACTCGCCGAATTCCTGAAAACAAGCAATAAACAAAACGCAACCCGACATGACTCCACACACACATACAAAAACGGCCAATGGATACACTGGCGTATCGAGCGAGATCCTGCCACAAGTCGAGCGGAACCCAGCGGGCGATCGAAGGCTAACAAGACTAACAGTACATGATGCAACAGCTTATCGTGGCAACATACATTTCAAACTGGCAACTCCAACAGCGCCACCACCAGACGCCCGAGAGCTAAGCGAGAGAACCCGTGGGGTCTGGCGCGAAGCctcagccgccggaggcaacacccCGGGTAGACAGTGTGCGACAGAgggcctccggcggctggggcgctgccccagaccccgttgtgctcgcttcgcgagcggtgTTGGTGCAATCGGATGCTCGCCGATGGGGAATGTCGCGCTAGTGGATCGCAAGTGTGGGCAGGTGCAGTCAGTCATGTGCTGCTGTCAGGCAGACAAGCAGGCACGcagttggtggtgatgggCGTGAGGtgaggagccaggggtAATGTGGTTGCCCTTTTTATCAGCCCTGTTTCACCAGTTTAATTAGTGAGTGGCTAGGAGGAGGTGCTGAGGCGGGCTGGTTTGGGCTATCTCGCGTTTTGCCCTTTATGGCTGCTGGGGCGATTGCTTCCTATCTGAGGGCGCCGGTTTCCTTAATTAGCAACAATTAGGCCGTTTACGTCACTGGCGCACTTTATTCGGTATCTAACCCTGCCGGTGTGTTAGATTAGCCTTATATGGAAAGCCATCCTACTAACTGCACGACTATCGCCAGCTGCTACTTACAGTAGAGCAGTGGTAGTAGAATTAGGAGTGCAACAGCGGCTAGTGGGGTGAAATAGCTTGGCAAGTGGTATTATTATGATAGTCTGGATTGGGCTGGACTGGACTGGACTGGCGGTGGGTTGGGTTGGGTTGGGCTGGGTTGGGTTGGGCTATCATGCCGCTTGTAGGGAACGGTGGTGGCTGGCGGCTGAACATCGGGCTGGCGATAGGGCCCGGCAGGATTTCTCAGCCCATTTTTGTGGCAAGACCCAACAATGAGAGACAGAGAGAAGCCGACATACTGGAAATTAGTCAATACAGATGCTGTTAATTGGTAATTGTCAATCGCTTGGCAGACTGCCTGAAGACAAAAGTCGCTCTTTGTTTATATGTGTACACCCGGCAGGTTACCCAGCTGCAATCATAATAATTCGTCAGATATTATTCAGAGAGTGATGAGCAAGTTTCACATGCCTCGAGCGTCGAAGGTACTGTATATCAAGCTCAGCAATTAGTCACTGACAACACTCAGCGCGTATCGGCTAAGACGCTAAGGTAAGAATGTTTGCATACGTAATGTTTGGTTGGTTCGGTTGGCAAATTGCGGCTGAGGAGGGTCAGGTGGATTGGGCGGCGGCCTGGTGGGTCGCACCACCGCCGCCAGGTGGACCCAGGTGGGTTGGGTTGGGCAGTTGGGTTCTAGCTAATTGTAGCCCATACCATCCCCACGCATGCATTTTAAAGTTAGGTCTAGATGGGCAAGGTTTGATCGTTGTAAGTCGGGACCATCGCCGTAAAAAGGTCATGTTGGATCTGTTAAAGAGTGCTTTTTGTTGGTCGTTCAGTATGGTTGCTGTGGTATTTCTTGCTGCttggtgttgttgctgctgctgctgcttgtcTGATTCTGCGGGCTGATTatgactgctgctgcccgAGCTATTGCCtatcgctgctgctcatgctcctgctgccgctgccgctaCTGAATGAGTACTGAGGTACTGATTGAGCTGAGGAttgtgctgctgcttaAAGCTATTGCGTGGAGCTACTGATTAACATGCTGATTGAGATATGAAATATTACCACTGATTCAGCTACTAATTCAGCTCCTGCTTAACTATTAATCCAACTACTGACTCAAGTACTGATTCTACTGAACTACTGCATATCTCTCTGCCGACAGTACTTGCTACCTACCACTTGACAATGATGATAGCGGTAATATTCACAGTTTGAATACCGTAACCAGTATCCACacacaaacacaaacacacacacacaccCCATCGGTTGCTACTGGTAAGTACCACTTACTCTCCACTACCCTGTATACCTGTAAATAGCTTATTCCCCAGACCGGtcgaattgaaaaaaaaaaagacctATCTCGGCACAGTAATACAACCTAAAACCGCTAGTCACGGCGTTGGCGGTCCAGGTGCccaattttgtttttcaagCTTGTAACCGTTTTTTTGCTGTTTCATCTCGTTTATGGCATACTCGTTTTTTACAAAAAAGCCTCCCGTTTTCGTACCttgcttttcttttgttgctgctgtgttCTATCTTCTCTCTCCACACACAATAACGCAAGTCCCAACTGGTGAGTTCCGCCTGTAATATATTTGACGCTGCTGCGGTTTCGCGATATTTTCGTCTCCCTCTCCGTCCCGACTGCCGCTGTCACGTATTGTAAACCCGCCGTTAACCAAACCACCGCACCGCTACTGCAttagcatcagcagcttaCAGCACCCTGCCGAACCACATGGTCCACCCGTCATGAGCCTGCAGCTGGAATTTCATCCGTCCTCTCCACGTTTATATGTAATCCCGTGAGAGATGCACATTGCCTAAAATGGCCAGATTAGTGCTTTACATACAGTactaatatatatatgtcCAAATATATCTAGATAGTTCTAATATTGAttgaagtgaaaaattcatTATTCGTCATCTCCTTGAATCGATATTGCTATTGTACAACGTTGATAATATCCTTGAATACTGCTAATTCCgtgattgattttattcCTTGAATTCGTTTCTTTATCATCTATCTCTTGTTATTGATAATATCCCCGCCGCTAGCTTGTTGATTATCTAAATTACTGTGGCTGTTGGTGTGAAATATCACTCAAGCACGTTTTGAAAATTTCCAACATTTATTTCGACGCGTTTGTTTAGCACTATCCAGCCTGATATTGACTttgctgatatttattGGTGTCTACGACGATATCAAGTAATATATTTCATAACCTTGGACGTGTAACCATTTAGTTTGTCGCCGCGCTTTTCCTCCGGTACACCTCCCCAGTTTGTCACCCATTTTCTTCCGGATAGGGTCCTTGGTTTACGTTTCAAATTAATAGTTGGGTTTCTTTCAGTCTGCttataatttatttgcaAACAGTTGATTACATTGCACATTATATCAGGTTCACTTGAAACTACTGCGCCTTAGTCTACCCCACAGTTCAGTTTCACAGTCTGTCTC
The Sugiyamaella lignohabitans strain CBS 10342 chromosome A, complete sequence genome window above contains:
- the ZTA1 gene encoding Zta1p (NADPH-dependent quinone reductase; GFP-tagged protein localizes to the cytoplasm and nucleus; has similarity to E. coli quinone oxidoreductase and to human zeta-crystallin; GO_component: GO:0005737 - cytoplasm [Evidence IDA] [PMID 14562095]; GO_component: GO:0005634 - nucleus [Evidence IDA] [PMID 14562095]; GO_function: GO:0032440 - 2-alkenal reductase [NAD(P)] activity [Evidence IDA] [PMID 21276778]; GO_function: GO:0017091 - AU-rich element binding [Evidence IDA] [PMID 17497241]; GO_function: GO:0017091 - AU-rich element binding [Evidence IDA] [PMID 19007762]; GO_function: GO:0003960 - NADPH:quinone reductase activity [Evidence IEA]; GO_function: GO:0003960 - NADPH:quinone reductase activity [Evidence IDA] [PMID 17497241]; GO_function: GO:0016491 - oxidoreductase activity [Evidence IEA,IEA]; GO_function: GO:0008270 - zinc ion binding [Evidence IEA]; GO_process: GO:0034599 - cellular response to oxidative stress [Evidence IMP] [PMID 17497241]; GO_process: GO:0055114 - oxidation-reduction process [Evidence IEA,IEA]) — translated: MVSLPSKHKVFHVTEFNGSIDDIKQSTEELPEVGPEDVLIKVKAASLNQRDLMILSGVYPFPTKKNVVPCSDFSGEIVGRGKNVSPEEFADGQRVIGNFSVHNLYGPPKRVDDSLGGNIDGGLREYVTLPSFAVNKIPKSVDLSWEELSTLPCAGVTAWNGLYGLPGAPLIAGQTVLALGTGGVSAIGLAIAKAAGAKTIVTSSSDEKLAKIQAELKVDHVVNYAKNPNWSEEVLRLTDGRGVDIVLENGGSGTLKESILSLTTGGQVSIIGLIAPAKQEDMPDVGPLALSKNAIVRGIIVGSKALADDFIRFLSQNKIPLAIDRVFKFEDSVEAYKYFKSAKHVGKVVISLN